In a single window of the Leisingera daeponensis DSM 23529 genome:
- the lon gene encoding endopeptidase La → MQEPLNSSYPVLPLRDIVVFPHMIVPLFVGREKSVRALEEVMADDKQILLSSQIDPSEDDPETDSIYTVGVLANVLQLLKLPDGTVKVLVEGQSRVKITEFLENDDYFEAKAEELAEMPGDVTTTEALVRTVGDEFERYAKVRKNIPEEALSAVGETAEPAKLADLVAGHLGIDVDRKQELLETLSISERLEKVYGLMQGELSVLQVEKKIKTRVKSQMEKTQREYYLNEQMKAIQKELGDGEEGAGEIAELEEKIAATKLSKEAREKAEAELKKLKNMSPMSAEATVVRNYLDWMLSIPWGTKSRVKKDLNRAQEILDADHYGLEKVKERIVEYLAVQQRSAKLKGPILCLVGPPGVGKTSLGKSVAKATGREFIRISLGGVRDESEIRGHRRTYIGSMPGKIIQALKKAKTTNPLILLDEIDKMGQDFRGDPASAMLEVLDPEQNNTFMDHYLEVEYDLSNVMFLTTSNSYNMPGPLLDRMEIIPLSGYTEDEKREIAKQHLISKQVKNHGLKAKEFELTEDAVTAMIRTYTREAGVRNLEREIAKVARKSLTKIVKKEAETVTVTPDNLDEFLGVPKYRFGLAEKEDQVGVVTGLAYTSVGGELLSIEALRLPGKGRMKTTGKLGDVMKESIEAASSYVRSVSPKLGIKPTKFDHWDIHVHVPEGATPKDGPSAGLAMVTSIVSVLTQIPVRKDIAMTGEVTLRGNALAIGGLKEKLLAALRGGIKTVLIPQENEKDLPDIPDNVKEGLEIIPVSHVSEVLKHALVSQPEPIEWDEAAEEAAAAKKAALKGTEEGAGATAH, encoded by the coding sequence ATGCAAGAGCCACTCAATTCCTCCTATCCCGTGCTTCCGCTGCGCGATATCGTGGTGTTCCCCCACATGATCGTGCCGCTGTTCGTGGGCCGGGAAAAATCGGTGCGCGCCCTGGAAGAGGTGATGGCGGACGACAAGCAGATCCTGCTGTCGAGCCAGATCGACCCCTCCGAGGACGACCCGGAAACCGATAGCATCTACACCGTCGGCGTGCTGGCCAATGTGCTGCAGCTGCTGAAGCTGCCCGATGGCACCGTGAAGGTGCTGGTCGAGGGCCAGAGCCGTGTGAAGATCACCGAATTCCTGGAAAACGACGACTACTTCGAGGCAAAGGCCGAGGAGTTGGCGGAAATGCCCGGCGACGTCACCACCACCGAGGCGCTGGTGCGCACCGTGGGCGACGAGTTCGAGCGCTATGCCAAGGTGCGCAAGAACATCCCCGAGGAAGCCCTGTCAGCCGTGGGCGAAACCGCCGAGCCGGCCAAGCTGGCCGACCTGGTGGCGGGCCACCTGGGCATTGACGTCGACCGCAAGCAGGAGCTTTTGGAAACCCTCTCTATCAGCGAGCGGCTGGAGAAGGTTTACGGCCTGATGCAGGGCGAGCTGTCGGTTCTGCAGGTCGAAAAGAAGATCAAGACCCGCGTCAAATCCCAGATGGAGAAGACCCAGCGCGAGTACTATCTGAATGAGCAGATGAAGGCCATTCAGAAGGAGCTGGGCGACGGCGAGGAAGGCGCAGGCGAAATCGCCGAGCTGGAAGAGAAGATCGCCGCGACCAAGCTGTCGAAAGAGGCGCGCGAGAAGGCTGAGGCGGAGCTGAAGAAGCTCAAGAACATGTCGCCGATGTCGGCGGAAGCCACGGTTGTGCGCAACTACCTCGACTGGATGCTGTCGATTCCGTGGGGCACCAAGTCGCGCGTTAAGAAAGACCTGAACAGGGCGCAGGAGATCCTGGATGCGGATCACTATGGCCTGGAGAAGGTCAAGGAGCGGATCGTTGAATATCTGGCTGTGCAGCAGCGCTCGGCCAAGCTGAAGGGGCCGATCCTGTGCCTCGTCGGCCCTCCGGGCGTGGGTAAGACCTCGCTGGGCAAATCGGTGGCCAAGGCGACCGGGCGCGAGTTCATCCGCATTTCGCTGGGCGGCGTGCGCGACGAGTCCGAGATCCGCGGCCACCGCCGCACCTACATCGGCTCGATGCCCGGCAAGATCATCCAGGCGCTGAAGAAGGCGAAGACCACCAACCCGCTGATCCTGCTCGATGAAATCGACAAGATGGGCCAGGATTTCCGCGGCGACCCGGCCTCGGCGATGCTGGAGGTGCTGGATCCGGAACAGAACAACACCTTCATGGATCACTACCTGGAGGTGGAATACGACCTGTCGAACGTGATGTTCCTCACCACCTCGAACAGCTACAACATGCCCGGGCCGCTCCTGGACCGGATGGAGATCATTCCGCTGTCGGGCTACACCGAGGACGAAAAGCGCGAGATCGCCAAGCAGCACCTGATTTCCAAGCAGGTGAAGAACCATGGCCTGAAGGCCAAGGAGTTCGAGCTGACCGAGGACGCGGTGACCGCGATGATCCGCACCTACACCCGCGAGGCGGGGGTGCGGAACCTGGAGCGGGAGATCGCCAAGGTGGCGCGCAAGTCGCTGACCAAGATCGTCAAGAAAGAGGCGGAGACCGTGACTGTCACGCCGGACAATCTCGACGAGTTCCTGGGCGTGCCCAAGTACCGGTTCGGCCTGGCCGAGAAGGAAGACCAGGTTGGTGTCGTCACCGGTCTGGCCTATACCTCCGTCGGCGGCGAGCTGCTGTCGATCGAGGCGTTGCGTCTGCCGGGCAAGGGCCGGATGAAGACCACCGGCAAGCTGGGCGATGTGATGAAGGAATCGATCGAGGCGGCGTCGTCTTATGTGCGCTCCGTCTCGCCGAAACTGGGCATCAAGCCGACCAAGTTCGACCATTGGGACATCCACGTGCACGTGCCGGAAGGCGCAACGCCCAAGGACGGCCCGTCAGCGGGTCTGGCGATGGTGACCTCCATCGTGTCGGTGCTGACCCAGATCCCGGTCCGCAAGGACATCGCGATGACCGGCGAGGTGACCCTGCGCGGCAATGCGCTGGCGATCGGCGGCCTCAAGGAGAAGCTGCTGGCGGCACTGCGCGGCGGCATCAAGACGGTGCTGATCCCGCAGGAGAACGAAAAGGACCTGCCGGACATTCCGGACAACGTGAAGGAAGGTCTGGAGATCATTCCGGTGTCGCATGTCTCCGAAGTTCTGAAGCACGCGCTGGTGTCGCAGCCTGAGCCCATCGAATGGGATGAAGCGGCTGAGGAGGCTGCGGCGGCCAAAAAAGCGGCGCTGAAAGGCACGGAAGAGGGGGCAGGGGCAACCGCCCACTGA